A single window of Tolypothrix sp. NIES-4075 DNA harbors:
- the tftA gene encoding hormogonium tapered terminus morphoprotein TftA, with translation MGRIFISAAHGGKEATGIDPGSIAGGTTEAREMILLRDLIVTELRSRSVEVLSVPDDLSAAQTINWINSRARDRDVALEIHADAASNPSVRGASVFYIASNDERRSNAELLLVGLLRRVPQLPNRGVKPDTDSGLGSLAFCRQTAIASMIMQVGFLSSPDDRALLQNRRRDFALGIADGLASWSGTIDPGSAPTPDPNYPPINIKINGQNYSEKGILINGNAYIPIDLVDRLRIDLSKAPNVRRITYRKVVYVKAVELRDFNVSISWDSTSRTISLRSNLVINPNQIDQIMARGYTSEVQLQLFLKNNNESALAKFPDLPKLYREEATQEGVNYDIAFCQMCLETGFLRFGGDVKPEQNNFAGLGTIGGSLEAAKFDNARTGVRAHIQHLKAYASLEPLVNELVDPRFRFVTRGVAPTIDKLSGRWSADLQYGAKITAMLKRLYESAGLL, from the coding sequence ATGGGACGTATTTTTATTTCGGCGGCTCACGGAGGCAAAGAAGCAACAGGAATCGATCCAGGTTCAATCGCGGGTGGTACAACCGAAGCGAGAGAGATGATACTGTTGCGAGATTTGATTGTGACAGAATTGCGATCGCGATCTGTTGAAGTTTTGTCGGTTCCGGATGACTTAAGCGCAGCGCAAACTATCAACTGGATCAATTCTCGCGCACGCGATCGCGATGTGGCGTTAGAAATTCATGCTGATGCTGCTAGCAATCCTTCTGTGCGTGGGGCTAGCGTATTCTATATTGCCAGCAATGATGAGCGTAGAAGTAATGCCGAACTATTGCTGGTGGGGTTATTGCGTCGCGTACCCCAATTACCAAATCGGGGAGTCAAGCCAGATACAGATAGCGGATTGGGTAGTTTGGCATTTTGTCGGCAAACAGCGATCGCATCAATGATAATGCAAGTTGGTTTTCTCAGCAGTCCAGACGATCGCGCTTTACTGCAAAATCGGCGTCGCGACTTTGCCTTAGGAATCGCCGATGGACTTGCATCTTGGAGCGGTACAATTGACCCTGGTTCTGCTCCTACCCCAGATCCAAACTATCCGCCAATCAACATCAAAATTAACGGTCAAAATTACTCAGAGAAAGGAATACTAATTAATGGTAATGCATACATCCCCATTGATTTAGTAGATCGCTTGCGAATCGATTTATCAAAAGCACCTAACGTCCGGCGTATTACCTATCGCAAAGTTGTTTATGTCAAAGCAGTTGAACTGCGAGATTTTAACGTTTCAATTAGCTGGGACAGTACCAGTCGCACTATTTCTTTGCGCTCCAATTTGGTAATTAATCCTAATCAGATTGACCAAATTATGGCGCGTGGTTATACCTCAGAAGTACAGTTACAGCTATTCCTAAAAAACAACAACGAAAGCGCTTTGGCGAAGTTTCCCGACTTACCGAAACTTTATCGAGAAGAAGCCACTCAAGAAGGGGTAAACTATGACATTGCCTTCTGTCAAATGTGTTTAGAAACCGGATTTTTACGCTTTGGTGGCGATGTGAAACCAGAGCAAAATAACTTTGCCGGTTTAGGCACAATTGGTGGTAGTTTAGAAGCGGCGAAGTTTGATAATGCTAGAACAGGAGTACGAGCGCACATTCAACATTTAAAAGCTTACGCCAGTCTAGAACCTTTGGTTAACGAACTAGTAGATCCACGATTTCGCTTTGTGACTCGCGGTGTAGCACCAACGATAGATAAATTATCAGGACGATGGTCAGCAGATTTGCAATATGGCGCCAAAATTACAGCGATGCTCAAACGATTGTATGAATCAGCAGGGTTACTGTAA